A DNA window from Hordeum vulgare subsp. vulgare chromosome 1H, MorexV3_pseudomolecules_assembly, whole genome shotgun sequence contains the following coding sequences:
- the LOC123408910 gene encoding cytochrome c oxidase assembly protein COX11, mitochondrial-like isoform X1 encodes MPPLPRLLHRHLFVPLDRCLTPCHPWLPNADTFLRHGLASSSTAAAFAAAGREKSSRKTLGYLVGVAVAMVGASYAAVPLYRRFCQATGYGGTIQRRESVEEKISRHAQVGTTPSRERNC; translated from the exons ATGCCGCCGCTCCCCAGGCTCCTCCACCGCCACCTCTTTGTCCCGCTCGACCGCTGCCTCACCCCTTGCCATCCGTGGCTGCCCAACGCCGACACCTTCCTTCGTCACGGTCTTGCATCTTCCTCCACCGCTGCCGCCTTCGCGGCAGCGGGCCGAGAGAAGAGCTCTAGGAAGACCCTCGGTTACCTTGTCGGCGTGGCAGTGGCCATGGTCGGCGCCTCCTACGCGGCCGTCCCGCTCTACCGCCGGTTCTGCCAGGCCACCGGGTACGGCGGCACCATCCAGCGCCGCGAG AGTGTAGAGGAGAAGATCTCCCGACATGCTCAAGTCGGAACGACGCCATCAAG AGAAAGAAATTGTTGA
- the LOC123408910 gene encoding cytochrome c oxidase assembly protein COX11, mitochondrial-like isoform X3: MPPLPRLLHRHLFVPLDRCLTPCHPWLPNADTFLRHGLASSSTAAAFAAAGREKSSRKTLGYLVGVAVAMVGASYAAVPLYRRFCQATGYGGTIQRRESVEEKISRHAQVGTTPSR, from the exons ATGCCGCCGCTCCCCAGGCTCCTCCACCGCCACCTCTTTGTCCCGCTCGACCGCTGCCTCACCCCTTGCCATCCGTGGCTGCCCAACGCCGACACCTTCCTTCGTCACGGTCTTGCATCTTCCTCCACCGCTGCCGCCTTCGCGGCAGCGGGCCGAGAGAAGAGCTCTAGGAAGACCCTCGGTTACCTTGTCGGCGTGGCAGTGGCCATGGTCGGCGCCTCCTACGCGGCCGTCCCGCTCTACCGCCGGTTCTGCCAGGCCACCGGGTACGGCGGCACCATCCAGCGCCGCGAG AGTGTAGAGGAGAAGATCTCCCGACATGCTCAAGTCGGAACGACGCCATCAAGGTGA
- the LOC123408910 gene encoding cytochrome c oxidase assembly protein COX11, mitochondrial-like isoform X2 translates to MPPLPRLLHRHLFVPLDRCLTPCHPWLPNADTFLRHGLASSSTAAAFAAAGREKSSRKTLGYLVGVAVAMVGASYAAVPLYRRFCQATGYGGTIQRRESVEEKISRHAQVGTTPSSFCVF, encoded by the exons ATGCCGCCGCTCCCCAGGCTCCTCCACCGCCACCTCTTTGTCCCGCTCGACCGCTGCCTCACCCCTTGCCATCCGTGGCTGCCCAACGCCGACACCTTCCTTCGTCACGGTCTTGCATCTTCCTCCACCGCTGCCGCCTTCGCGGCAGCGGGCCGAGAGAAGAGCTCTAGGAAGACCCTCGGTTACCTTGTCGGCGTGGCAGTGGCCATGGTCGGCGCCTCCTACGCGGCCGTCCCGCTCTACCGCCGGTTCTGCCAGGCCACCGGGTACGGCGGCACCATCCAGCGCCGCGAG AGTGTAGAGGAGAAGATCTCCCGACATGCTCAAGTCGGAACGACGCCATCAAG CTTTTGTGTATTTTAG